The Cellvibrio zantedeschiae genomic sequence CGCGGCAACGATCGCATCATTTATTGGCGAGAAAAATTGCAGTAAAAATTCTGTTAAGCTTTAGCGCTCTGATTTGCTAAGAAGTAATTTATGGAAATGACCGTTACCACCCCAAGCCTGCTTTTCCCCGCAATTTCGTTGTTGCTGCTGGCTTACACCAATAGGTTTGTGGTTTTGACCAATGTGATCCGCCAATTGAGTAATTTGGAGAATGCTACCTCCATGGTGCTGGTGCGTCGCCAAATTGATAATTTGCGGTTGCGTATCCAGGTAATTCGCCGCATGCAGGCATTCGGCGTTTTATCGTTTGTTTTATGTACGCTATCTATGTTCGCGCTTCTAATGCAATGGTCTGTAGCGGGGCAATTGTTGTTCGCTAATAGCCTTATCTTGCTGGTTATTTCACTGATGTTTTCGTTTTACGAAGTCAATATTTCCACCGAGGCAATCAATATCGAGCTGGAGAAGTTCGACGCGCGGGTAAGCGAAGTGGAACAAGCGGACGGAAAAGCGGATTAAAATCTTTTACAGGCCAGTATGAGCGGAGGCAGCTTAAATAACTATCACCCATCTAGCCTGTTTGACACAAAGTTTAGTGGTGAGTGTCTTCAGCCGGTGCTTCCAAACGTATATCTACCGCAAGTTCATCGGCAATAGTATCCAGCTGATCGTAAAGATCGTCCATGTTGACTGACTTGGGCACCTGAATCAAACCCGTCGCTTCAAACATAGGTTCGCCGGACCAAGGCATACTCGAGCAAGCGGTTTCGAGCTCACTCATGTTAATATGACGGCTGGCAAATGCTTGTGCAATTTCAAAGATGATACCCGGGCGATCACTGCCCACCACACTGAATTGAAATTCCTTGCCAGCAGTTTTAACAGAATCTGCAGCAGACTCCACCACAATTTTTAAGCCTTGATCAGATAGATTGCTCAAGGCTTCGCGCAGGGCAGCTTCGCTTTCACTATCAATGGCAACTTGCAAAATACCCGCAAACTTACCGGCTAAATGCGCCATGCGGCTTTCAAGCCAGTTGCCTTGGTGATGCGTAATAGTTTGGGCTAAAAGTTCGACAACACCGGGTTTGTCGTCACTGATAATGGTTAGGACTAATTGTGTTTGCACAGTGATTTCCTTCTTATGATGGCTTGGCAATAGCTTCAAGGTTAACTTTCTCTCAGTCCTTGAACAAGTAAAATATTAAGCAGTCCATGGACAATGACAAAGTATGATTATTCCCCACGAACAAATTTCAGCCGATGCCTTGCAAGGTTTGATTGAAGAATTCATTACGCGTGAGGGTACGGATTACGGCGAAATGGAAGTATCGCTTTCGCAAAAAGTCGCGCAAGTAAAACGTCAGTTAACACAGGGCGAAATTGTGATTGTGTTTGATCCTGCTACTGAAAGCGTATCCATTTTAACCAAACATGATGCCAAATTAATGGCATCTAAAGACTATTGATTAGTTCTATCAAAACTACGCTTATT encodes the following:
- a CDS encoding DUF2721 domain-containing protein; protein product: MEMTVTTPSLLFPAISLLLLAYTNRFVVLTNVIRQLSNLENATSMVLVRRQIDNLRLRIQVIRRMQAFGVLSFVLCTLSMFALLMQWSVAGQLLFANSLILLVISLMFSFYEVNISTEAINIELEKFDARVSEVEQADGKAD
- a CDS encoding glycine cleavage system protein R, with the protein product MQTQLVLTIISDDKPGVVELLAQTITHHQGNWLESRMAHLAGKFAGILQVAIDSESEAALREALSNLSDQGLKIVVESAADSVKTAGKEFQFSVVGSDRPGIIFEIAQAFASRHINMSELETACSSMPWSGEPMFEATGLIQVPKSVNMDDLYDQLDTIADELAVDIRLEAPAEDTHH
- a CDS encoding YheU family protein yields the protein MIIPHEQISADALQGLIEEFITREGTDYGEMEVSLSQKVAQVKRQLTQGEIVIVFDPATESVSILTKHDAKLMASKDY